In a genomic window of Gossypium arboreum isolate Shixiya-1 chromosome 9, ASM2569848v2, whole genome shotgun sequence:
- the LOC108454894 gene encoding CRAL-TRIO domain-containing protein C3H8.02 isoform X1, giving the protein MMIHTCVALRPCRPPLISSSKSTLQRPPNCKFSVRNCIRDPNNSQKLVLEVKEKLEKEHYDLPVGENGRDDEDMILWYLKDRRFSVEEAIAKLTKAIRWRQEFGVADLSEDTVKSIAKTGKAYVHDFLDVNDRPVLIVVASKHLPDVHDPRDNEKLCVFLIEKALSKLPAGQEQILGIVDLRGFGTKNADLSYLTFLFDVFYYYYPKRLGEVLFVEAPFVFQPIWQLTKPLLKSYASMVKFCSAETVRKEYFTEETLPISFRD; this is encoded by the exons ATGATGATCCATACGTGTGTAGCTCTTCGTCCGTGTCGGCCTCCCTTGATTAGTTCATCTAAGTCGACCCTTCAACGCCCTCCGAACTGCAAATTCTCTGTTCGAAACTGTATCAGAGACCCAAACAACTCACAGAAG TTAGTTTTGGAAGTTAAGGAGAAGCTTGAAAAGGAACATTATGATCTGCCAGTTGGAGAAAATGGAAGAGATGACGAAGACATGATTCTATGGTATCTTAAGGACAGAAGATTTTCTGTCGAAGAAGCTATTGCTAAGTTGACAAAAGCTATT AGATGGCGTCAAGAATTTGGAGTTGCTGATTTATCTGAAGATACTGTGAAAAGTATAGCCAAGACTGGAAAAGCCTATGTGCATGACTTTCTTGATGTTAATGACAGACCAGTGCTCATTGTGGTGGCATCCAAGCACCTTCCTGAT GTGCATGATCCTCGTGACAATGAGAAATTATGTGTGTTTTTGATTGAGAAGGCATTGAGCAAGCTTCCAGCTGGGCAAGAACAAATACTTGGAATAGTTGATCTCCGGGGCTTTGGCACCAAAAATGCAGATCTCAGTTATTTAACTTTCTTG TTTGATGTATTTTACTATTACTATCCAAAGCGGTTGGGTGAAGTTCTCTTTGTGGAAGCTCCTTTCGTATTTCAGCCAATTTGGCAGCTGACAAAGCCCTTGTTAAAATCATACGCTTCTATG
- the LOC108454894 gene encoding CRAL-TRIO domain-containing protein C3H8.02 isoform X2, with product MLESYKGAILGQAGAKILFILFELISAFSMRKFNHFDEFYLISVLVLEVKEKLEKEHYDLPVGENGRDDEDMILWYLKDRRFSVEEAIAKLTKAIRWRQEFGVADLSEDTVKSIAKTGKAYVHDFLDVNDRPVLIVVASKHLPDVHDPRDNEKLCVFLIEKALSKLPAGQEQILGIVDLRGFGTKNADLSYLTFLFDVFYYYYPKRLGEVLFVEAPFVFQPIWQLTKPLLKSYASMVKFCSAETVRKEYFTEETLPISFRD from the exons ATGTTGGAATCGTACAAAGGTGCCATTTTGGGTCAGGCTGGTGCAAAAATACTTTTCATTCTTTTTGAGCTCATCTCTGCGTTTAGCATGAGGAAATTCAATCATTTTGATGAATTTTACTTGATTTCGGTA TTAGTTTTGGAAGTTAAGGAGAAGCTTGAAAAGGAACATTATGATCTGCCAGTTGGAGAAAATGGAAGAGATGACGAAGACATGATTCTATGGTATCTTAAGGACAGAAGATTTTCTGTCGAAGAAGCTATTGCTAAGTTGACAAAAGCTATT AGATGGCGTCAAGAATTTGGAGTTGCTGATTTATCTGAAGATACTGTGAAAAGTATAGCCAAGACTGGAAAAGCCTATGTGCATGACTTTCTTGATGTTAATGACAGACCAGTGCTCATTGTGGTGGCATCCAAGCACCTTCCTGAT GTGCATGATCCTCGTGACAATGAGAAATTATGTGTGTTTTTGATTGAGAAGGCATTGAGCAAGCTTCCAGCTGGGCAAGAACAAATACTTGGAATAGTTGATCTCCGGGGCTTTGGCACCAAAAATGCAGATCTCAGTTATTTAACTTTCTTG TTTGATGTATTTTACTATTACTATCCAAAGCGGTTGGGTGAAGTTCTCTTTGTGGAAGCTCCTTTCGTATTTCAGCCAATTTGGCAGCTGACAAAGCCCTTGTTAAAATCATACGCTTCTATG
- the LOC108454894 gene encoding CRAL-TRIO domain-containing protein C3H8.02 isoform X3 translates to MLESYKGAILGQAGAKILFILFELISAFSMRKFNHFDEFYLISLVLEVKEKLEKEHYDLPVGENGRDDEDMILWYLKDRRFSVEEAIAKLTKAIRWRQEFGVADLSEDTVKSIAKTGKAYVHDFLDVNDRPVLIVVASKHLPDVHDPRDNEKLCVFLIEKALSKLPAGQEQILGIVDLRGFGTKNADLSYLTFLFDVFYYYYPKRLGEVLFVEAPFVFQPIWQLTKPLLKSYASMVKFCSAETVRKEYFTEETLPISFRD, encoded by the exons ATGTTGGAATCGTACAAAGGTGCCATTTTGGGTCAGGCTGGTGCAAAAATACTTTTCATTCTTTTTGAGCTCATCTCTGCGTTTAGCATGAGGAAATTCAATCATTTTGATGAATTTTACTTGATTTCG TTAGTTTTGGAAGTTAAGGAGAAGCTTGAAAAGGAACATTATGATCTGCCAGTTGGAGAAAATGGAAGAGATGACGAAGACATGATTCTATGGTATCTTAAGGACAGAAGATTTTCTGTCGAAGAAGCTATTGCTAAGTTGACAAAAGCTATT AGATGGCGTCAAGAATTTGGAGTTGCTGATTTATCTGAAGATACTGTGAAAAGTATAGCCAAGACTGGAAAAGCCTATGTGCATGACTTTCTTGATGTTAATGACAGACCAGTGCTCATTGTGGTGGCATCCAAGCACCTTCCTGAT GTGCATGATCCTCGTGACAATGAGAAATTATGTGTGTTTTTGATTGAGAAGGCATTGAGCAAGCTTCCAGCTGGGCAAGAACAAATACTTGGAATAGTTGATCTCCGGGGCTTTGGCACCAAAAATGCAGATCTCAGTTATTTAACTTTCTTG TTTGATGTATTTTACTATTACTATCCAAAGCGGTTGGGTGAAGTTCTCTTTGTGGAAGCTCCTTTCGTATTTCAGCCAATTTGGCAGCTGACAAAGCCCTTGTTAAAATCATACGCTTCTATG